Within the Kribbella aluminosa genome, the region CCCCGGACCTTTACACCACTTTATCGGGGCACGTCCCGATGGTGTGGTGACCCGGTGGGACATAGGGTGGACTGTACGCACGCCGGGTCGTCAGTCCGGCACAGAAGGGGTACGGATATCGATGAGCATCTTCAGGCGGATGTCGACGATCTTCAAGGCCAAGGCGAACTCCGCCCTGGACAAGGCCGAGGATCCTCGCGAAACCCTTGACTACTCGTATCAGAAGCAGCTCGAGCTGCTCCAGAAGGTACGCCGCGGTGTGGCCGACGTGGCCACCAGCCGGAAGCGGGTGGAGCTGCAGGCGTCCCAGCTGCAGTCCCAGTCGGCGAAGCTGCAGGAGCAGGCGCAGAAGGCGCTCTCGATGGGCCGCGAGGACCTGGCCCGCGAGGCGCTCACCCGCAAGTCCGGGCTGCAGGGCCAGATCGACGACCTGACCACCCAGCACGCCCAGTTGCAGGGTGAGGAGGAGAAGCTCACGCTCGCCTCCCAGCGGCTGCAGGCCAAGGTCGAGTCGTTCCGGACCCGCAAGGAGACCATCAAGGCCACCTACACCGCGGCCGAGGCGCAGACCCGGATCAACGAGGCGTTCTCCGGCATCTCCGAGGAGATGAGCGACGTCGGTCTCGCGGTCCAGCGCGCCGAGGACCGGACCCAGCAGATGCAGGCCCGGGCCGGTG harbors:
- a CDS encoding PspA/IM30 family protein, with protein sequence MSIFRRMSTIFKAKANSALDKAEDPRETLDYSYQKQLELLQKVRRGVADVATSRKRVELQASQLQSQSAKLQEQAQKALSMGREDLAREALTRKSGLQGQIDDLTTQHAQLQGEEEKLTLASQRLQAKVESFRTRKETIKATYTAAEAQTRINEAFSGISEEMSDVGLAVQRAEDRTQQMQARAGAIDELLASGALDDASGTSKDNITLELERMSSGSDVESELAAMKAQISGGSAPKELSGEAQQAAQQPAQPVQQPAAQPATEPARPQDGDVR